In one Lysobacter alkalisoli genomic region, the following are encoded:
- a CDS encoding putative peptide maturation dehydrogenase, whose protein sequence is MKIRRCAAVFLEPREEVAFELESLLGGGDGLRRERRWLALAPHIGEEVELEASERELLGRLSPGQWVEAGDLDADVASVLPRLLAEGLVVADAGPDDDTLARWRGRDEAFRRVHWHPLGATLHAFTRWEGVDAVQNSKDSRTETAVEMREVLGVPPVEAACRGDDGSRLKLPRAAANDFDRLLARRATCRNFDPSRQLPFDTFAQVMQRVFAAQAEVRVSDDTVFLKKNVPSGGGLHPMECYLVVQHVDGVPPGLYHYHAVEHALEPLPPPAGEGWEGGGLRAFIMDMVAQQHWFADAHVLVMLAPRFDRTFWKYRQHAKGYRVVALEGGHISQTLYLSATEAGLGAFITGAINEKQLEHAFGLDPVSQGALAICGFGWRGPVMETAELDPAGEVWAKSED, encoded by the coding sequence ATGAAGATCCGCCGTTGCGCCGCCGTTTTCCTCGAGCCGCGCGAAGAAGTCGCATTCGAGCTGGAGTCGCTGCTGGGCGGCGGTGACGGCCTGCGGCGCGAGCGGCGCTGGCTGGCGTTGGCGCCGCACATCGGTGAGGAGGTCGAACTCGAAGCGAGTGAGCGCGAGTTGCTCGGCCGGCTGAGCCCCGGTCAGTGGGTCGAGGCTGGCGACCTCGATGCCGACGTCGCTTCCGTCCTGCCGCGCCTGCTGGCCGAGGGCCTGGTGGTGGCTGACGCGGGACCGGACGATGACACTCTCGCACGCTGGCGCGGCCGCGATGAGGCCTTCCGCCGGGTCCACTGGCATCCGCTCGGCGCCACCCTGCATGCGTTCACCCGTTGGGAAGGCGTCGACGCGGTGCAGAACAGCAAGGACAGCCGCACCGAGACTGCGGTCGAGATGCGTGAGGTGCTCGGCGTGCCGCCGGTCGAGGCGGCCTGCCGTGGCGACGACGGTTCCCGGCTGAAATTGCCGCGCGCCGCCGCCAACGATTTCGACCGCCTGCTCGCCCGCCGTGCGACCTGCCGCAATTTCGATCCGTCACGCCAACTGCCGTTCGACACCTTCGCCCAGGTCATGCAGCGCGTGTTCGCCGCGCAGGCCGAGGTGCGTGTGTCCGACGACACCGTATTCCTGAAGAAGAACGTCCCCAGCGGCGGCGGCCTGCATCCGATGGAGTGCTACCTGGTGGTGCAGCACGTCGACGGCGTGCCGCCGGGCCTGTACCACTACCACGCCGTCGAGCATGCCCTTGAGCCCCTCCCCCCGCCCGCGGGGGAAGGTTGGGAGGGGGGCGGACTGCGTGCATTCATCATGGACATGGTCGCCCAGCAGCACTGGTTCGCCGACGCCCATGTGCTGGTGATGCTGGCGCCACGCTTCGACCGCACCTTCTGGAAATACCGCCAGCACGCCAAGGGCTACCGCGTGGTCGCGCTGGAAGGTGGCCACATCTCCCAGACCCTCTACCTGTCCGCCACCGAGGCCGGGCTGGGCGCGTTCATCACCGGCGCGATCAACGAAAAGCAACTCGAACACGCTTTCGGCCTCGACCCGGTCAGCCAGGGCGCGCTGGCGATCTGCGGCTTCGGCTGGCGCGGCCCGGTGATGGAAACCGCCGAACTCGACCCGGCGGGAGAAGTCTGGGCAAAGTCCGAAGACTGA
- a CDS encoding NHLP-related RiPP peptide has translation MSTKTRTAPLSPEIADRLLDLLSTDDLFRERFQRDHLAALRSIGYESPAPGQMTACGTTAAIELEPFAECKVNELAAKETIAAARAEIKSMLIKGLAHNTPQLDAALKAERRVLK, from the coding sequence ATGAGTACCAAGACCCGGACCGCGCCGCTGTCGCCGGAGATCGCCGATCGCCTGCTGGACCTGCTCAGCACCGACGACCTATTCCGCGAGCGCTTCCAGCGCGATCACCTTGCCGCACTGCGCTCGATCGGTTACGAATCGCCCGCCCCCGGTCAGATGACGGCCTGTGGAACGACGGCTGCCATAGAACTGGAGCCATTTGCTGAGTGCAAGGTCAACGAACTCGCAGCAAAAGAAACCATCGCAGCTGCAAGAGCGGAGATCAAATCCATGCTTATCAAGGGACTTGCGCACAACACGCCTCAGTTGGATGCAGCTCTCAAAGCCGAGCGGCGCGTCCTTAAGTGA
- a CDS encoding putative peptide modification system cyclase translates to MEDAVVLQSEPQAESAAPLLRTILLADICDSTNLVERLGDGGAAQFFREHDRLVLRLQQQWRGRLIDRADGLLLLFERPVDGLGFALDYARGLADIGKLRHLDIKTRSGLHVGEVLTWRNSDEAVRLGAKPIEVEGLAKPIAARLMSIARPGQILMSAVAEPLAHRSARELGERGQNLVWKSHGLWQFKGVAERQLVFEVGEPGLAPLRAPGNSSKAWRRLPLWRRPAALMAEAAVLVAVTFGAWFATRTPPAIAFNERDWVVVGDLRNLTGDIRLEDSLEQAFRISLEQSRHVNVLSDLKVRDSLARMRLEPGTVVDRDIASQIAQRDGARAVILPTVSEIGGRLRFSVEVVDPLTQTTVYARAADGRGEESVLASIDQVTGSVRANLGEAVKQIEHDSKPLPEVTTDNIDALRAYALGQKAFSKNDYLEADSYYQKATEIDPEFALAWLARARAGFGLWDIQAAVPSLRKAQSLRERLVPKEAQYLDGWVAEFDEPQNALAKWRMMATLYPDNGPAQANVVIRLVAANRFSEALPFANRATSLKYELIGNSFDQLGRVKLGLEDFEGAGSAFDQALTLGNRSSLRRRANVEAAQYNFPAAEKLLEEAPVGDAVSSLDRISIAMDKGKCTVANETAKRALTPKSEVPAQYLRALQISAATVEWLCGDAQVAAKSARSVMRDAMDAAEASSPVEAPDDIGIALIAGLLLQRLDDDAPVDGLIDRLEKSRVVEQHDYLRELRSVLLAEWDRKQGRYRRALERLEPLVTGYERYQTRQALLEAYAETKRLDLALEQVTWLAEHRGLAYLEQGCAQCQQALNVADSNLSLLRAAELLESEGHDDRARQYLARFDEIWPPQVLPPHLRTRRSALRAASN, encoded by the coding sequence ATGGAAGACGCTGTAGTGCTCCAGAGCGAGCCCCAGGCCGAGTCGGCCGCACCGTTGCTGCGCACCATCCTGCTGGCCGACATCTGCGACTCCACCAACCTGGTCGAGCGGCTTGGCGACGGTGGTGCCGCACAGTTCTTCCGCGAACACGATCGGCTCGTCCTGCGTTTGCAACAGCAGTGGCGCGGGCGGCTGATCGACCGCGCCGACGGCCTGCTGCTGCTGTTCGAGCGCCCTGTCGACGGTCTTGGCTTCGCCCTCGACTATGCCCGTGGCCTGGCCGACATCGGCAAGCTGCGCCATCTCGACATCAAGACCCGCTCCGGTCTGCATGTCGGCGAGGTGCTGACCTGGCGCAACAGCGACGAGGCGGTGCGTCTTGGCGCCAAGCCGATCGAGGTCGAAGGCCTGGCCAAGCCCATCGCCGCGCGGTTGATGTCGATCGCCCGCCCCGGCCAGATTCTGATGTCCGCGGTCGCCGAACCGCTGGCGCACCGTTCGGCCCGCGAGCTTGGCGAGCGCGGCCAGAACCTGGTGTGGAAGTCGCATGGGCTGTGGCAGTTCAAGGGAGTGGCCGAGCGCCAGCTGGTGTTCGAGGTGGGTGAGCCCGGACTTGCCCCGTTGCGTGCTCCGGGCAACAGCTCCAAGGCGTGGCGCCGGCTGCCGTTATGGCGCCGGCCGGCCGCGCTCATGGCCGAGGCCGCCGTGCTGGTCGCGGTCACCTTCGGCGCCTGGTTCGCGACCCGCACACCGCCGGCGATCGCCTTCAACGAACGCGACTGGGTCGTGGTCGGTGACCTGCGCAACCTGACCGGCGACATCCGCCTGGAGGATTCGCTGGAACAGGCCTTCCGCATCAGCCTGGAACAGTCGCGTCACGTCAACGTGCTGTCCGACCTCAAGGTCCGCGACAGCCTTGCCCGCATGCGGCTTGAGCCCGGTACCGTCGTCGATCGCGACATCGCCTCCCAGATCGCCCAGCGCGACGGCGCCCGCGCCGTCATCCTGCCCACGGTCTCGGAAATCGGTGGTCGCCTGCGTTTCAGCGTCGAAGTGGTCGACCCGCTCACCCAGACCACCGTCTATGCCCGCGCCGCCGACGGCAGGGGCGAGGAATCCGTGCTCGCCTCCATCGATCAGGTCACTGGTTCCGTGCGTGCCAACCTGGGCGAGGCGGTCAAACAGATAGAGCATGACTCGAAGCCGCTGCCGGAAGTGACTACGGACAACATTGATGCATTGCGAGCGTATGCATTGGGACAGAAGGCGTTCAGCAAGAACGACTATCTCGAAGCGGATTCGTATTACCAGAAAGCAACTGAGATCGATCCCGAATTTGCTCTCGCATGGCTGGCTCGGGCGCGCGCCGGCTTTGGATTGTGGGATATCCAAGCCGCGGTGCCTTCACTGAGAAAGGCCCAGTCTCTTCGTGAGCGGCTTGTACCGAAGGAAGCCCAGTATCTGGATGGCTGGGTAGCTGAATTTGATGAGCCCCAGAATGCTCTTGCCAAGTGGCGCATGATGGCAACTCTTTATCCGGACAATGGCCCTGCTCAGGCAAACGTAGTCATCCGTCTTGTGGCAGCGAACAGATTCTCGGAGGCGCTTCCGTTTGCTAATAGAGCTACGTCGTTGAAGTACGAACTCATTGGAAATTCATTCGACCAGCTCGGTAGGGTCAAGCTTGGATTGGAGGATTTTGAGGGGGCGGGTTCGGCGTTCGACCAGGCATTGACTTTGGGAAACAGGAGCAGTCTTCGACGCCGAGCCAATGTGGAGGCTGCCCAATACAACTTCCCGGCTGCGGAAAAACTCCTTGAAGAAGCGCCCGTAGGCGATGCCGTCTCCAGCTTGGACCGTATCAGTATTGCGATGGATAAAGGCAAATGTACGGTTGCCAATGAGACAGCGAAGCGCGCGTTGACTCCGAAAAGTGAAGTGCCAGCGCAGTACCTACGGGCGCTGCAGATCTCTGCCGCGACCGTAGAATGGCTATGCGGTGATGCTCAGGTTGCCGCGAAGTCTGCCAGGAGCGTTATGCGTGATGCCATGGACGCTGCCGAGGCATCCAGCCCGGTTGAGGCACCCGACGATATAGGGATCGCTCTCATCGCAGGATTGTTGCTACAGCGACTGGATGATGATGCTCCAGTGGATGGTCTGATTGATCGGCTCGAGAAGAGCCGAGTGGTGGAGCAGCATGACTATCTCCGAGAGCTGCGGTCCGTGTTGCTTGCAGAATGGGACAGGAAGCAGGGGCGATATCGGCGTGCCTTGGAAAGGCTGGAGCCGCTTGTAACCGGTTATGAGCGATACCAGACCCGGCAGGCCCTACTGGAGGCGTATGCTGAAACGAAAAGGCTTGATCTGGCGTTGGAGCAGGTTACCTGGTTGGCAGAACACCGAGGTCTTGCGTACCTGGAACAGGGTTGCGCCCAGTGCCAGCAAGCATTGAACGTTGCGGATAGCAATTTATCTCTGTTGCGCGCAGCAGAACTACTTGAATCCGAAGGTCACGACGATCGGGCGCGCCAGTACTTGGCACGATTCGATGAAATTTGGCCGCCGCAGGTTCTGCCGCCTCACTTAAGGACGCGCCGCTCGGCTTTGAGAGCTGCATCCAACTGA
- a CDS encoding GGDEF domain-containing protein, with product MSARTVPGGAAAGVPRAELGEEAMTTAILSAEEVALFARMGRLRSIQQGQVLFRRGDRGTSMYVVSRGEVDLDFGDDLRPKRLGPNEFFGELGLLIGDHGRSADAVAVCEGELIELRHEAFERLVEHAPVVVSFFLRRAIMRVVLNEQGLIRRLRRRNQDLQAALDRLHATTHQLNRTEELVRTDELTGLYNRRGLMMHVQECRDIGKADRFGLVLVDCDRFKQVNDDFGHLTGDRVLQSVASILRAVIGPEDLACRLGGDEFCLVIASGSRDEVMRVANYIARTAGELLAMEGNEGAPPVICQLSVGACLVEAGSDWNAWYARADAALYRAKRHGGGRVEWQDPT from the coding sequence ATGTCTGCCAGGACGGTCCCGGGAGGGGCCGCTGCGGGCGTGCCGCGCGCGGAGCTTGGCGAAGAGGCCATGACCACGGCGATCCTCAGCGCCGAGGAAGTCGCGCTGTTCGCGCGCATGGGCCGCCTGCGTTCCATCCAGCAGGGGCAGGTACTGTTCCGCCGCGGCGACCGCGGTACTTCGATGTACGTTGTGTCTCGCGGCGAAGTCGACCTGGATTTCGGTGACGACCTGCGGCCCAAGCGCCTGGGGCCCAACGAGTTCTTCGGCGAGCTCGGCCTGCTGATCGGCGACCACGGTCGCAGCGCCGACGCCGTCGCCGTCTGCGAAGGCGAGCTGATCGAGCTGCGCCACGAAGCATTCGAACGCCTGGTCGAGCACGCCCCGGTGGTGGTGTCTTTCTTCCTGCGCCGCGCGATCATGCGCGTGGTGCTCAACGAGCAGGGCCTGATCCGTCGCCTGCGCCGCCGCAACCAGGATCTGCAGGCCGCGCTCGACCGCCTGCATGCCACCACCCACCAACTCAACAGGACCGAGGAACTGGTCCGTACCGACGAGTTGACCGGCCTCTACAACCGCCGCGGGCTGATGATGCACGTGCAGGAATGCCGCGACATCGGCAAGGCCGATCGGTTCGGCCTGGTACTGGTCGACTGTGACCGCTTCAAGCAGGTCAACGACGACTTCGGCCATCTCACTGGCGATCGCGTGCTGCAGAGCGTGGCCAGTATTCTGCGCGCGGTGATCGGCCCCGAAGACCTGGCCTGTCGCCTGGGCGGCGACGAGTTCTGTCTGGTCATCGCATCCGGAAGTCGAGACGAAGTGATGCGCGTCGCCAACTACATCGCCCGCACGGCGGGTGAGTTGCTCGCCATGGAAGGTAACGAGGGCGCGCCGCCGGTGATCTGCCAGCTTAGCGTCGGTGCCTGCCTGGTCGAGGCCGGTAGCGACTGGAATGCCTGGTATGCGCGGGCCGATGCCGCGCTGTATCGTGCCAAGCGCCACGGCGGGGGCCGGGTGGAATGGCAGGATCCGACCTGA
- a CDS encoding S9 family peptidase, whose protein sequence is MQRLVLASALGLALAACGGGGSTDAPTASAPGSIDDVELIPREALFGNPERANVQISPDGKYLSWIAPVDGVLNVWVSPADDVGAARAVTRDDARGIRNYFWSHRPDTLLYMRDTGGDEDFHLYALDLVSNESRDLTPFEKTTARMVGVSDLHPDTILVGMNDRDPQWHDLYQVDLASGERTLIERNEQRIGGYIADEEYALRYATRSRPDGGVEVLQRNGAGAWEAYDDIPFEDGLTTSPGGLTKDGNTLYFIDSRGRNTSALFAIDTTSNDKVLVHEDRRADVGASLSDPKTGLVQAVRVNYLRPEWKLLDPAIGADLEKLEGIGPGTVSVNRTLDDRTWIVTYSAAEAPAVYYRYDRDSGELTELFSARPDLDGKPLVPMWPQEITSRDGLNLVSYLSLPAHADADGDGRADSAVPMVLLVHGGPWHRDSYGYNTYHQWLANRGYAVLSVNFRASTGFGKDFTNAGDGEWAGKMHDDLLDAVQWAVDQGVTTEDQVAIMGGSYGGYATLAGLTFTPDTFACGVDIVGPSNLNTLLETVPPYWASFFEQLARRMGDPRTEEGRAWLTERSPLTHADKIVKPLLIGQGANDPRVKQAESDQIVEAMTGKQIPVTYVLFPDEGHGFARPENSKAFNAVAEGFLATCLGGRAEPIGDDFNGSSIDVPAGADIVQGLAEALESHTQAIRK, encoded by the coding sequence ATGCAACGCCTTGTCCTCGCATCAGCCCTCGGGCTGGCCCTTGCCGCCTGCGGAGGCGGAGGCAGCACCGACGCACCGACGGCCTCAGCGCCCGGCTCCATCGACGATGTCGAACTGATCCCGCGCGAGGCCCTGTTCGGCAATCCCGAACGCGCCAACGTGCAGATCAGCCCCGACGGCAAGTACCTGAGCTGGATCGCGCCGGTGGATGGCGTGCTCAACGTGTGGGTGTCCCCGGCCGACGACGTCGGCGCGGCCCGCGCGGTCACCCGCGACGACGCCCGCGGCATCCGCAACTATTTCTGGTCGCACCGGCCGGACACCCTGCTGTACATGCGCGACACCGGCGGCGACGAGGATTTCCATCTCTATGCCCTGGATCTGGTCAGCAACGAAAGCCGCGACCTGACCCCGTTCGAGAAAACCACCGCGCGGATGGTCGGCGTCAGCGACCTGCATCCGGACACGATCCTGGTCGGCATGAACGACCGCGACCCGCAATGGCACGACCTGTATCAAGTCGACCTGGCCAGCGGCGAGCGCACCCTGATCGAGCGCAACGAGCAGCGGATCGGCGGCTACATCGCCGACGAGGAATACGCCTTGCGCTATGCCACCCGCTCGCGTCCGGACGGCGGTGTCGAGGTGCTCCAGCGCAACGGTGCCGGCGCCTGGGAGGCGTACGACGACATCCCGTTCGAGGATGGCCTCACCACCTCCCCCGGCGGCCTGACCAAGGACGGCAACACGCTGTATTTCATCGATTCGCGCGGGCGCAACACCTCGGCACTGTTCGCGATCGACACCACCAGCAACGACAAGGTCCTGGTCCACGAGGACCGGCGGGCCGACGTCGGCGCAAGCCTCTCCGATCCGAAGACCGGGCTGGTGCAGGCGGTGCGGGTGAACTATCTGCGCCCGGAATGGAAGCTGCTGGACCCGGCCATCGGCGCCGACCTGGAGAAACTGGAGGGCATCGGCCCGGGCACGGTCAGCGTCAATCGCACACTCGACGACCGCACCTGGATCGTCACCTATTCCGCCGCCGAGGCACCGGCAGTCTATTACCGCTACGACCGCGATAGCGGCGAGCTGACCGAACTGTTCTCCGCCCGCCCGGATCTGGATGGCAAACCACTGGTGCCAATGTGGCCGCAGGAGATCACCTCGCGCGACGGCCTGAACCTGGTCAGCTACCTCAGCCTGCCCGCTCACGCCGACGCTGACGGCGACGGCCGTGCCGACAGTGCGGTGCCGATGGTGCTGTTGGTGCATGGCGGCCCCTGGCATCGCGACAGCTATGGCTACAACACCTACCACCAGTGGCTGGCCAACCGCGGCTACGCGGTGCTGTCGGTCAACTTCCGTGCCTCTACCGGGTTCGGCAAGGACTTCACCAATGCCGGCGATGGCGAGTGGGCAGGCAAGATGCACGACGACCTGCTCGACGCGGTGCAATGGGCGGTCGATCAGGGCGTCACCACCGAGGATCAGGTGGCGATCATGGGCGGCAGCTACGGTGGCTACGCGACCCTGGCCGGGCTGACTTTCACCCCGGATACCTTCGCCTGCGGCGTCGACATCGTTGGCCCGTCCAACCTCAACACCTTGCTGGAAACGGTGCCGCCGTACTGGGCCAGCTTCTTCGAGCAGCTCGCTCGGCGAATGGGCGATCCGCGCACCGAGGAAGGCCGCGCCTGGCTGACCGAGCGCTCGCCGCTGACCCACGCCGACAAGATCGTCAAGCCGCTGCTGATCGGTCAGGGCGCCAACGATCCGCGGGTGAAGCAGGCCGAGAGCGACCAGATCGTCGAGGCGATGACCGGCAAGCAGATTCCGGTGACCTACGTGCTGTTCCCGGACGAGGGCCACGGCTTTGCCCGGCCGGAGAACAGCAAGGCGTTCAATGCGGTCGCCGAGGGCTTCCTGGCCACCTGCCTGGGCGGACGCGCGGAGCCGATCGGCGATGACTTCAACGGTTCCAGCATCGATGTGCCGGCCGGTGCCGATATCGTGCAGGGACTGGCCGAGGCGCTGGAATCGCATACCCAGGCCATCCGGAAGTAA